The nucleotide window GGAACCACCAAAAATAGATGCTATCCAAGCACCGATTGCATCCATGAGAACCAGCCGGTCCCACATACTACCTAGAAGCCGAATACCTGGGGTGAGAGTTCCAAACATTCCAAACTCAACATCACTGCGTTCGGACAATCCCAAAAAACCGCTGACGCCAATCGAAAGTTCAATCCACACCAAGGCCGTCACGAAAATAATACCGACGTAGGTTTCCCAAACCGCAACACGCGAGCCAACGCGGCCGGCCAAAAAACCGCCCAAAGCTGCAACCACCAGTGTACCGCTCCATAAGCCTAAAGCGTTTACGTGGGATGCCATGCCCCGTGTGTCGATAAATAGCTCGGTCACCGCCCAGAGCCCTGCGAGATAGACCACCACACAGACCAAAAGACTCTTGTAGTGAAACTGCTTGCGGAAGATTGAAATCAAAAGGCCAAAGCCAAGCGCATAGAAAAGTACGCCCAGAGCGCGAACCATTTGCGCCAAGGCCCATTCAAACATGGAGCTCGTCTTTGCGGGCTTTTCTAAAGTCACTTCTTTTGAATCCATTGAATCGAGGTCAACTCTCGTCCATTAAAGTTTGGTAGAGCTGTTCTGGCTTTTCGCCATCTACTGGAGGCTGGTATTCGTTGGAGTGCTTAACGATGACTCTGTCGGCATTAAACACTTTGCCATCGTAAGAGCCTTCTACAACCACACCAATGCCTTCTCGAAACATTTGCGGCGGTGCATCTTTAGCTTGAACCGCAACATTCACAGGATCGCTTGCTTCAGGTGTCATGGAAATATGAAACTTAAGGTCGATGGCTTCAGCGTCCCAATTCATGGTGCCTGGCTGAACAACACCGCCCAAACGAACGGTTGCGCC belongs to Deltaproteobacteria bacterium and includes:
- a CDS encoding cytochrome c maturation protein CcmE; this translates as MKPQVKNQLAALVALGVAGSFVAYMAFGDIGENLVYFWDVDQLLEKGDKALGATVRLGGVVQPGTMNWDAEAIDLKFHISMTPEASDPVNVAVQAKDAPPQMFREGIGVVVEGSYDGKVFNADRVIVKHSNEYQPPVDGEKPEQLYQTLMDES